The following nucleotide sequence is from Leishmania mexicana MHOM/GT/2001/U1103 complete genome, chromosome 24.
TAACCCGTACCCTCCcccgtaccataacacacgcacacaacaacctttaatagaccacacacaccaagtcaCAACAACACGACAACCACAGCCACAGCCATAACCAcaaccatcaccatcacagTCCCAACCGCACGCGTCCGCAGATAGGGCAGCAGGAACGCACACACCTAAGAATGCAGAGaaacgcagcagcaggccaaGGACACACATCATGCAGCGCAGCCAGCGCAGTCGTGCAGCGCACGTTGTTTTTAAAGCCCCACCACGTCACAAGGACAAGGCGCGCAAGCACAGACAACGGAACAGCAACCAGAAAGACGGGACGACAACGAtagagggaaagggaaatGTGCGGTTGCACGCGTGGGCGTGGTTATGGCTGGTTGATGGGCGAAACAAATATGCAGGAGAAGGGGATGAACGCCGTTTCCAGCGGCGGGTTGCATAGACTTTTTGCTATGCGGGCGTATTTCTCCTTGGGTCGCGGTTGGGGGTTTTCGGATTGTGGTGTTTTGCCGCTCTGCGGCATGTTGGGCCCTCAGTAAGACGGCGTGGTGCTGAAAACGGCGAGGGGTTGGCGGAACATATAGGCGACGATGGGGGAATGGTGGCGCCACCAAACGCCGAGCAGGAGCGCGGGCGGAAAGCGACATGCCAGCCGGTGTGGCTGTGCCGCCGATGTTGCGGCACAAAGCGTGTGTACGTTGCTGGCGGGGGCTTGGGCTTAAGCGATTAGCGAGAGCGAATTTTCAGCGCGTACACCTGGTAGGGGAAAACCGTGAAACGAAAAAGGCTGTGGGGAACAAAAACGGGGCATCAGGATAAACTTTCCATGCAAATAACTTTGGGAAATGAAAACccgagagagcgaggccAAAGAATATGCGCATTATGCATTCTAATGCATATTTCCTACTCTTCCTAGCTGGCGAACTTCCTAGCTGCGCGCAGACGAATGCCAAGCTGTTATCGGCCGCCTCGCAACCACGATGACACTACGCACGAATACGAGGATGTGCGTATCATTATTTTTTCCCCGCCATTCAAGGATCCCCGCCCCTCATAGTTGGTGGCCATCCACGAAACGACCCGTCCGTAAGAGTATGTTTTTTTGAACGCATATAGCGGAATGCGAGGAAGACGCTCAGGATGCGGAGAAACTTTCGACTGCGTGCAATCTCCTCTGCCACCGTCGCACACCGCGGGAAGCCTCTTCTGATGAATTCCAAAGGTGATGTGGTTCTTACACAAAAGATCTCAATGCATGGCAACGTGCGCGGCAGAGGCCCGAGGAGCCTAACCCTACGGTCCGCGCTTCACCCTGCACCAGCATCTATGGCGTCCCAACGTCGTTTTTACCGGCTGCACGAGCCTCGCCACTTTCAGAAAACGAGCCAGCCCCCCAACCAGACAAGGACGCGTCTGTAACCACAGTCGCCGTcggagccccccccccttccctgaCACGAACTACGGCGCCTCGTCCTTTCGGCGATTCACCAAATCGGTGGTCTACCTCAGACACTCCTGAGAGACCCACTCTTTTGAGAGAACCACGCAATGTGGCTCGGGTTGTGTCAACACGAATGGCGCTGAGCACCTCATTTGGGTTCACAATTGCACGTCGTGGCGCGCGAGTGCATCACATCGGAAGCTCCATCGGGTTGATTCTCGTGTTGCCCCCGCGAAGAACAGCGGTGCCGCTTGCGGAAAGTCATTCTTGTGCGCCTAAGCGAACAATCGCTTCACCGCGGCATTGTCCGTTTGAGCCATTGCGCGCCGAATAGCCAGGGCACGTTATAGCGTTGCTGACGAACAACATGAGCAAATGTAGCGCCGTCTCGGCTCCCTCAGGTGGCGCTACAAAGTCCCCGCCCCCAGGCAATTTCTTGCGCAAAAAGCAGCTCCGCTGTCTTGCCCGACAATTTCCTGTATGTGCACCCCCACGCCTTGAGGTCCTGGAGAGCAAACACACTGTCCGCATCAGTGGCTTCCTCGCTCTTTGTAAGGCTCTGTTGGTCAGAAGAATGCGCCATCAACCCGCTCTCACATCTCTGGGGAGTTAGCGGTACCTTCTTAGCTTCGTGGTGCATGTTGAGAATAACGGACGTGTGAGTGACAAGGGTCTCCACCACGCTCTTCGACTCGTTCTTCATGCTCATCATCTTGAGAGCGGTGGCAACAAAGAAACTGTGTTTCGACTCGGTCTTTGTGCAAGGTCCCTCAACAGACGTCGAAGCACGCCACCAAACTCATCAGGGGCTGGGCTTTGCTGCTTCGCCACCCTCAtccacggctgccgcagcttctCGGGTAGTCTCCAGGAACCCTTCCAAATGTCCTGTATGCTGAATCAGGGTATTCATGTCTTCCTCCACGGTTGAGACTCGAGTGGCTAGCTGTCCATCCTGCGGACAGATCTGGTCCTCTTTTTGCTTTTCCATTGTCTCTATTTCTTCATCAAAACAATACTTAATTTGACGTCATTCACTTTCGATGGCAACGCGACTTGCTTCTCTACCAATGGAACTATGAAGTATACCTATTGTGTTTGGAGACAGGACCTTGGGAAGGTTGGGACGATGCCGTTTGTTCATGTGCAAAAGTATGCGATAGGAGGGAGTGGTGCCCTCAAAGTATGAAATGCACAGAGGTACAGTGCAGGGAAAAAAGAATGGTTTACGGAATGATCAGATTGTTGTGGTGGAAGGTATTTCTACTCATTCGTCTCTCATTCGTGTCACGAGCATTGGCAGAAAAGGATGTGCAACTAGCCCACATGCATGTGAAAGTCAAGTGCCTTTCGTCTAGTGGCCCCTGGGAATAGGCCGCGCTGAAATGTATTTTGTGCAAAAGTCTCACTTTACCATCGGCAGCGGGGAACTCATACGAAGTGGCTACTGCTGTCCATGAAAGGATGCTTTCTGTCGTCCTTGTTGGTGCCGCTGTACCAAGTCTCGACTCTCTTTTGCTTCTCCTTggccttttcgtttttttttacaCATTTTATGTAGCTGCATCATTCACGTCGCGAGAGCAAATCGAGAGATGCTTCGTAGAGGCTTTTGCCGCAGTATCCCGCTCTTGGGACCCACCTTCACAGAGCTTGTGGAGCGCCTGGACTCTTTTGAGAAGGAGTTCATTGAGTGGAAGGCGTTTCGCAAAGCGGTGGAATCAACGTCGCCGaaggtgacggaggcggcgaaggaaATTATTGCGGAGAgcatggaggaggtgaagacGAGCAAGGTGAACTTGGAAAACCCGCTGACGCCTGAAGAGTTCACAGAGTTGAACCAGTTCTACGCCAAGCAGAAGGTGAAGGATATATTCTTCGAGAACTTGCTCTATATCAACACACCGAATGATTTGATGCAGCATTCGGAGATCGTTTTTCGCCAGTACCTTGTGCGGATTGCCCGTCGCGTACGTCACTTGAGCCATGCACCGTACGGCCTATCACAAATGCCGGGAATCCAAATGTTGAAGAAGTGGTACCAGTGGAGTTTTCACGACGTTCGTAGCACTCCAGTTCCAACGACCCGAGATGGATGCTTCCGGTGCGACCGCATGGTGCGACGTGTTTTCCTCCGCCACTATAACGTGAGCTCTCTCATCACCGATGGTATGGTCGAGTTTGCCAGCCGCGAGGGATGGACGCATGTAGACGAAGAGGTGATGCGCACGTATGATGAGCTGCAGGCCTTTTTCGAGGCATTTTGCCTGGGTCGCGTCCGTCTTCGCTTTTTGGTAGGCAATTACATGTATCTTTCCACCAAAATCCTCGGTGTCTCGAGGGAGGAGTACGCCGTGAACGATCCGGACGGGCTCACAGTGCCCATCTTTTTCGACCATAATGCAGATGACTTTGTTGGGCAGATCTGCAAGAAATGCTCTCTCTTGGTCCTCACAAAGTGCGCGATCAAGGAAGCACAGGCTAATTATGATGCGGAGATCGAGCTAAAACTGGCTGGGGATCCTAATTTGGTCTTCGTCGGGGTACCGTATATCACGTACGACATCATTTGCGCGATGCTGGAGGACGCTGTTTCTGCTAACGTAGATCGTCAGGAACAGACAGGCAAGGCGTGCACGAACATTGAAGTCACGCTTGCGCAGTGGCCGACAAACAAGCGCTTTGTTCTGCGTATATCGGACACGGCGGGCGGAATGACCTTACGCCAGGCTGCGAAGCAGCTGTCCTGCTGGTCTCTTTACAGAAACATTCAGGGCCATAATGAGGATACGATTTCAACGTGGACGTCCAGCCCGATTCGGCTCCCCTATGCGTACAATGCCGCGCGCGTGATTGGTGGGAACATCACGTTGGCGTCCATTGAAGGCTACGGGACAGATAGGCAGCTGTATCTCCCTTCTACCGGACTTGCTGGTGTGTCTCTATGATGCTGCTGGAGATGATGGAGGGGGCTAGGTCACCACAGCTGATATGTTGGAGAGGTGCCTCTGTCTCAGGATGATTTTTTTatgtttttgttgttttttcctttttcgcACTTTGCTTTTCCATGTGCGTTCTCTCTCTTAGCCGACTGCTTCTGTTActgttttgttgtttttgtGATAGTAGGCACCGCTTTTTGTCTGTCGAGCCTGattctcttttttttgtggaGGTATCATTTTTCACTCGGTGATGTGCTTCACAGCGTGTGGATTTCCCGGCTccgctggaggcggcatGTGTCCCTCATTATATACGAACTTCTAGTGTCTGCATTTACCttgaaaaggaaaaacaaatAAGGCTAAAATTATCTGACTGAGGACGAAACATGTGCAGACGTTGTTTTTGAGCTCTGCTCTACAGCGACTGCTGCTACCTGTGCGGTAGTACCTCTACTTAGTGGGGCCTCTCTCTACTCTTCGCTGGTTTCATCCACTGAGCATGCTGTGTTGTAAATGTCTAAGTGAGCGCTTCTTCTTGACTCGCCCCCTGCCTTTCTTGCTTGATTTGCAGTATGATATGCTGGCACGACTTCGTACTGTGCAGTTAACCCACGCGCAACAAGATAGCGCTtgctctcttttctctcttctcggTGACTAAAAGGAACAGAAAGATGAACAGTACAGATACAAAGCAGAGTGCCGGCTACTTTAAGGAAAAGGCGACGATCGGTTTGAGCACCTTCAGTGGCGATGAAATCGTGAAGTCTATTCTGAAGACTACCAGCCACCTGCTGAAAGCACCCAAGGAAAAGTACATGCAGAAGCTGGTGGCGGCCTCGTATGGGCAGTATGGGTCTGGATTGAGAGAGGGACTTCCAATCAATGAGTTCATTGCCCGAGAACTGGAGAAACGATCTCACACTCACAACTGGATTGTAGTGCTGAAGACGATGGTGTCGTTTCACCGGCTGCTGTGTGATGCCTCGGACAGCATGGTGGAAACGATCTGCTGCTACAGGAATGTGTTTAATCCCTCACACATCAAGAACCTGGCGGACACTGCCGATGGGGCTGGACAGGCCTATTTTATTACGCAGTACATGAAGTATCTAGAGGAGCGCTGTATTATGCAGAGTGCTCTGGGGAAGGGTCGGCGCATTGAGATTCATGAGTTTGAGGAGTACCTGGAGACACTGAATGCAAACTCGCTCCAGCCGGTGTTTGAAATTCTGCTTCGACTCTTCGAGGCGGTGCCAGCAGTCGAGTACCACGAAGCTGTGGTGAACAACTTTTGCACCATGGAGGCGTATCAACTGCTTGTGCGGGACGGAAAGCAACTCTTTCAGCACTTGGCGAAGCGTGTCATCTTTGTGCTCGATGGATTTGAGGAGTTTTTGCTGTCTGAGAAGCGGCGCTGGCTCGACCTGTACCGCAGATATGCCAGTGCTTTTGCTTCCGTCAAGCAGTACTTTGATTCCATTTTGTGTTCCTCGCGCGTTTTTCTGGAGCCGGTGCCACAGTTAAAGCCGCTACCGGAGTCCCTGCTGACTCGTTTGGAGGGCGACATACGCGCCAGTGAAATGGCAAAGGAGGGACCGTGCACGCTGGAGAGCCTCGGTATCCGCAGAAGCGAAGATTCGCGCGTTGATACGAAGGATGAGAAGATTAAACCGCCGCGCCCGCCGGAGCCAGTTGCGCTAAAGCACCCGGAGACAGTCCCAGCGCGCACACCAGCTGCACCCGCCTTTTCATTGGACGACCTTTTTGTGGCAAGCCAGGAGCCGGTGAAGTCAGTAGAACCTACTGCATCTCCTGTCTCTTGGACACCGTCACCACCGGCGACCACATCATTCCATCATGGCTCCGAGCAGTTTCAGTGGGAAACTGGCGTGCCTCAGAACTGGGGATTTGGCGGTCCTATCCCGCTCCAAGCGaacgcgctgccgccagcgccaccgccgccgcatgtCTTTTCAGGTGGTGTACCACCGCCTGCTGGAGAGGGCGCGCCGTATCCTCTGGTGCAATCGCCGTCGAagcaaccgccgccgccggtgcggtTCAAGAAGCCGGCGGACCCGTTTAAGGACTTGTACGATAGGTGCCACTTGGAATCCAACTAGACACTGATTTTCCAAGGAGAGCGTTATTTTTGGACTGTATTCTGTGAACGACGTCCGTCGCCGCAGATGTGCCGTGCTTGGTGTTTGACGTGGTTCTGAGGAAATTCGAGAAAGAGGATGCCAAGGGTTTCCTCTATTACGGTCCTCATTCTGTCATCGTTTTCGACTCTCTTTCGGGGCTATTTCGTCTTATCTTGCTGTACTCTTGCGCAAAGTTACTGTTATGAAGGATAAAATGAAGCGAGGCAAAAGGTAGGATCGAGTGCCTTGCTAGTAAACGGGACTGCACATAGCGAATGCGACGTACCCTCTCTCTGACGCCGTTGCGCACGGTGTTGCTTCTGGAAGCTTACGATGACTGTTTGCGTCCTTATCattctccctttcccttaCACTCGATCTTTGGATCTGTTGCGAATGGATTTGCCTTGCCCTCTTTATGACGTCTCACGCGTCGGTTAGGAAATGCGAGTGTTTTGTCTTCGGTCTCTGGCAGCTTTGCCTGCTGGCTTAGCGGCTCGGTTCTACGGCGGGCAGGGTGGAGCACGACCTCCTGTAGGTGGGCGATATGCGCGGGGCGGCGGTCCTCCGTATCCGGACAGACGGAACGCGCCCACGGAGCCACAGATTGTTGCCCGCCTCATCACATGTTTCCCGCGTATCAAGACATTTGTTCCGATCAGTCGATGGGCTGCTACGCTTCCAGATGACCTGCGAGAGGCACTGGTGCCGTACGGAGGTCTTGGTGCCTTTGCCAGCGCGCAGAGCAACTTTTTCATGATTCGAAAGGAGAATGGCGTGCCCGTGGCGTCGCTGTCAGCGATGGGGGCAGAGCTGGCAATGGAGCACGAacgaaaggaaaaacaaGAGCAGAAGCGAGCGGAGAAGTTCAGTCAGAGGAAAGACAACTTTTCGCCGCGGGGCCGTAGCTTTTCTCCGTCCCGAGGCGGCCCGCCACGGAAATAGCGGTTGCACAACTTCAGCCGCCATGGAGGTGGGTGACAACTTAGAGGCGTTTtttgtgtctgcgcgtgcgtttCCTGATTTGCGTGTCGTGTGCTTCTTGTTTTGAAGATGTGAACACTAAACATGTTATGCTACCGCGAGAAAATACCTGACAGACAGACAGCTGGCTTTGTGCGGACGCAGTGATGAGGTAAGGCATCGTAGTAGGAGGTGCGCTGGGCTCGCTGTTCTGGGGTGTCTCTGCCCTCTTCTCGTGTGATGATGTCAACGGCAGTGGATATCGCGCGTTCTCAATCCATCACACCTTTGGAACTCCTCCTCACTTGCTGTCTGAATCTTGTTCTTTCGTATCTCACACACTATTCacgcaacaacaacaaaaaaaaaacgattCGGTGGCTAGGTCGGTTCGTAATCATGACGCACTACTCCCGAAAGCCGCAGGTGTCGTCGAAGAGCGCCAAGGCGAAGGTTAGCGACCTCCGCTGCCACTACAAGAACACCTTCGAGACCGCGAATGTGATCAACGGTATGCCGCTCCGCAAGGCTCAGCAGCTGTACCGCCAGGTGCTCGCCAAGACCCGCTGCATCCCGTTCAAGCGCTACAACGGCAAGATCGGCCGCACCGCTCAGGCAAAGGAGTGGGGCCAGACCAAGGGCCGCTGGCCGCGCAAGTCCGTTGTGGCGATGATGTCGCTGCTCAAGAACGCCGAGGCCAACGCCATCGAGAAGGGTCTTGACCCCAACCAGATGGTCATCAAGCACGTCCAGGTGGACCAGGCtgcccgcatgcgccgccgcacgtaCCGTGCCCACGGCCGCATCACGCCATACATGTGCAGCCCCTGCCACGTGCAGCTGTTCATGTCGGAGAAGAAGGAGCGCGTCCCGGCCCCGAAGAGCGCCCCCAAGAAGTGAGTGCGGCACGCATGAATTTACAGGCCAACATTCTGTTCTGATTTTGGTTTTATgggagcgaaaaaaaaagcaacgTTAAAGATGACAAGCGCAGTTGCGCTGCAGGGGTAGGTATGCTTTCTGATGGGGAGATGCACCGAGAAAGCTGAGCGTCGTCGTCTCACACGCTGAAGCGAAAGCAAGCCTGATCGTCCGCGCGCTGCTTCCGCGTTACAATGAACTCGTGAGTTAGCAGATTTGCCTTTTCGGCTgttctccccccccctcttccccgaGTGCTGCTCAACTTCCTCATGTCttcttgttttcttttttactTTTGCCTGTTGACACGGCATCTTTACGCTTCGCATTGCGTTTCTGGTGGCATTCACTGTTTGTCGCGAAGTATCCAAAGAGTTTAGCGGCACGTTCTGTCACAGAGCCGATTGCTGCTTTCTAAAAGTAGGCGAGGATGCGCTTAGAATGATTCGATGGGCCGCAGTTTTGCGTTGTGGTTCTCATGGCGTGCGTGAGGATCGCCAGGCCCTGGCGCGCCATCACTTGAATCTCCTCGACAAGCGCCATTGGGAGCTGACAACGCCGTCGCgggcgctgccggtggtggaggtCTTGATCCGTTCCGGTGTTTTGATGGACAGACTTGAAAAAAGTAGCACCAAGCCCCTGGCGAGCTTGACTCCATCCATGACGAAAAAGGAGCGCAGCTTGGTGGAGAAATTCTCTCACATGCTTCACCAAACCTCGCCACCTACGGCATGTCACATTTCCAGGAATGTAGTggtggaggacgaggcggtTAGTGCCGCATATTCGGCAGCATGCGCTACCGGAACGTGCACGATCGATGTGGTAGTCGACGTGGTTTTCGTGCGACACCTTCGATTTCCTTCGTCtgcgctgatgctgctggagctgatGGAGTCGAGATGCATGAAAGTGTGCTGGACAAGAGGGAAACCGTGCCTCTCCAAGGAGGTGCTAGACTCCATTTGCGACCTTTTTGCCGAACACGAGCAGTCACTGGACTTCAGGGCAACGTGCTGGTTGCTCTCGCTGCTGGGCGGTGATACCCAGGTCAGCGGCCCCC
It contains:
- a CDS encoding pyruvate dehydrogenase (lipoamide) kinase,putative; the encoded protein is MLRRGFCRSIPLLGPTFTELVERLDSFEKEFIEWKAFRKAVESTSPKVTEAAKEIIAESMEEVKTSKVNLENPLTPEEFTELNQFYAKQKVKDIFFENLLYINTPNDLMQHSEIVFRQYLVRIARRVRHLSHAPYGLSQMPGIQMLKKWYQWSFHDVRSTPVPTTRDGCFRCDRMVRRVFLRHYNVSSLITDGMVEFASREGWTHVDEEVMRTYDELQAFFEAFCLGRVRLRFLVGNYMYLSTKILGVSREEYAVNDPDGLTVPIFFDHNADDFVGQICKKCSLLVLTKCAIKEAQANYDAEIELKLAGDPNLVFVGVPYITYDIICAMLEDAVSANVDRQEQTGKACTNIEVTLAQWPTNKRFVLRISDTAGGMTLRQAAKQLSCWSLYRNIQGHNEDTISTWTSSPIRLPYAYNAARVIGGNITLASIEGYGTDRQLYLPSTGLAGVSL
- a CDS encoding putative clathrin coat assembly protein, which translates into the protein MNSTDTKQSAGYFKEKATIGLSTFSGDEIVKSILKTTSHLLKAPKEKYMQKLVAASYGQYGSGLREGLPINEFIARELEKRSHTHNWIVVLKTMVSFHRLLCDASDSMVETICCYRNVFNPSHIKNLADTADGAGQAYFITQYMKYLEERCIMQSALGKGRRIEIHEFEEYLETLNANSLQPVFEILLRLFEAVPAVEYHEAVVNNFCTMEAYQLLVRDGKQLFQHLAKRVIFVLDGFEEFLLSEKRRWLDLYRRYASAFASVKQYFDSILCSSRVFLEPVPQLKPLPESLLTRLEGDIRASEMAKEGPCTLESLGIRRSEDSRVDTKDEKIKPPRPPEPVALKHPETVPARTPAAPAFSLDDLFVASQEPVKSVEPTASPVSWTPSPPATTSFHHGSEQFQWETGVPQNWGFGGPIPLQANALPPAPPPPHVFSGGVPPPAGEGAPYPLVQSPSKQPPPPVRFKKPADPFKDLYDRCHLESN
- a CDS encoding putative 60S ribosomal protein L17, translated to MTHYSRKPQVSSKSAKAKVSDLRCHYKNTFETANVINGMPLRKAQQLYRQVLAKTRCIPFKRYNGKIGRTAQAKEWGQTKGRWPRKSVVAMMSLLKNAEANAIEKGLDPNQMVIKHVQVDQAARMRRRTYRAHGRITPYMCSPCHVQLFMSEKKERVPAPKSAPKK